From a single Nicotiana tomentosiformis chromosome 2, ASM39032v3, whole genome shotgun sequence genomic region:
- the LOC104085261 gene encoding BTB/POZ and TAZ domain-containing protein 4-like, producing the protein MDRRNDGFPLERTLPNPPPLPVAWNSPIMRRNCSNFTAAKNMWDCLFDEGYRADVSINTDNGGTIYAHASILGMASLVFKSMLNLNQSRTHGCRGHQRSISIRGVPPEAVQIFIRFLYSASYEEDKMQEHALNLLVLSHAYVVPHLKRECERQLLERGLITTDNVVDIFQLALLCDAPRLSLFCHRFMLKRFKAISSTQGWEAMKKSHPVLEKQILKSVNDEDIRKKERVRKMNERKVYVQLYEAMEALVHICKDGCRTIGPYDKVLKKDQTPCKYAACKGLELLIRHFAGCKMRVSCGCIHCKRMWQVLELHSRLCSDSDVCRVPLCRNFKQRRRRQKKKDEIKWRILVKKIVRSKSISGMPFFSLGSS; encoded by the exons ATGGATAGGAGGAATGATGGATTTCCTCTCGAGAGAACATTACCAAATCCGCCTCCATTGCCTGTGGCTTGGAACTCACCAATAATGCGAAGAAACTGCTCCAATTTTACTGCTGCAAAGAATATGTGGGATTGCCTCTTTGATGAAGGTTACAGAGCTGATGTCTCAATTAATACAGATAACGGTGGCACCATCTATGCACATGCTAGTATTCTG GGTATGGCTTCTCTAGTATTCAAAAGCATGTTGAACCTGAATCAGTCAAGAACTCACGGTTGTAGAGGTCATCAACGATCAATCTCTATACGTGGGGTTCCACCTGAAGCTGTTCAGATTTTCATTCGGTTTTTGTATTCTGCCAG CTATGAAGAAGATAAAATGCAGGAACATGCGCTGAATCTATTGGTGCTCTCACATGCATATGTAGTGCCTCATCTAAAGCGAGAATGTGAGCGGCAGCTGCTGGAGCGAGGATTGATAACTACGGACAATGTGGTTGACATCTTTCAGCTTGCACTTTTATGTGATGCCCCGCGCCTTAGCCTCTTTTGTCACCGTTTTATGTTGAAACGTTTCAAGGCTATATCTTCCACACAAGGATGGGAAGCCATGAAAAAAAGCCACCCTGTGCTTGAAAAACAGATTTTGAAATCTGTAAATGATGAGGATATT AGGAAGAAGGAAAGAGTGAGAAAAATGAATGAGAGAAAAGTGTATGTGCAACTATATGAGGCAATGGAAGCTCTGGTTCACATATGCAAAGATGGTTGTCGAACTATTGGTCCATACGATAAGGTCTTGAAAAAAGATCAAACACCTTGTAAATATGCAGCATGTAAAGGGCTAGAATTGCTCATTCGTCACTTTGCTGGATGTAAGATGAGAGTTTCCTGTGGCTGCATTCACTGCAAGAGAATGTGGCAAGTTTTGGAACTGCATTCTCGCCTTTGTTCTGATTCGGATGTTTGTCGAGTTCCTTTATGCAG GAATTTCAAGCAGAGGAGGAGGAGacagaagaagaaggatgaaaTAAAATGGAGAATATTGGTGAAAAAGATAGTAAGATCCAAGAGCATTTCAGGAATGCCGTTCTTCTCATTAGGCTCCTCATGA
- the LOC104085263 gene encoding calcium-transporting ATPase 2, plasma membrane-type-like, with product MESYLNENFGGVKPKHSSEEVLKRWRSLCGVVKNPKRRFRFTANLSKRYEAAAMRRSNHEKLRIAVLVSKAAFQFIQGMQASDYTIPKEVEDAGFHIDPDELGSIVESHDLKKLKFHGGANGIADKLATSSTDGLSTDNETALTRRQGIFGVNKFQESEARSYWLFVWEALQDMTLMILGACAFVSLIVGIAMEGWPIGAHDGLGIVASILLVVFVTATSDYRQSLQFRDLDKEKKKICIQVTRNGYRQKLSIYDLVPGDIVHLAIGDQVPADGLFLSGFSVLIDESSLTGESEPVMVNAQNPFLLSGTKVQDGSCKMLITTVGMRTQWGKLIATLSEGGDDETPLQVKLNGVATIIGKIGLFFAVVTFAVLLQKMFGRKLQEGSHWSWSGEEALEVLEYFAIAVTIVVVAVPEGLPLAVTLSLAFAMKKMMNDKALVRNLAACETMGSATTICSDKTGTLTTNRMTVVKTCFCMDAKDVSKPGDASALCSEMPNSALKTLLQSIFNNTGGEVVATKGKKNEILGTPTETAILEFGLALGGDFQAERQAGKLVKAEPFNSTKKRMGVVLELPEGGLRAHTKGASEIVLAACDKVINSNGDVVSLDETIRNNLNATIEQFATEALRTLCLAYMDLENGFSPDDDIPISGYTCIGIVGIKDPVRPGVKESVALCRSAGVTVRMVTGDNINTAKAIARECGILTEDGIAIEGPVFREMSQEEMLKVIPKIQVMARSSPLDKHTLVKQLRTTFNEVVAVTGDGTNDAPALHEADIGLAMGIAGTEVAKESADVIILDDNFSTIVTVAKWGRSVYINIQKFVQFQLTVNIVALVVNFASACVTGSAPLTAVQLLWVNMIMDTLGALALATEPPNDELMKRAPVGRKGNFISNVMWRNILGQSLYQFLIIWFLQVYGKTIFRLDGPDANLTLNTVIFNSFVFCQLFNEVNSREMEKVEVWEGILDNYVFVTVIGVTLFFQIIIIEYLGTFANTTPLSFCQWFLSVFFGFLGMPIAVGLKKIEL from the exons ATGGAAAGCTATTTGAATGAGAATTTTGGAGGAGTGAAGCCGAAGCACTCGTCGGAGGAGGTGCTGAAACGATGGAGGAGCCTTTGCGGTGTTGTCAAGAACCCTAAGCGTCGTTTTCGTTTCACTGCCAATCTCTCCAAGCGTTATGAGGCTGCTGCTATGCGCCGTTCTAATCAT GAGAAACTGAGGATAGCAGTGCTGGTTTCCAAGGCTGCATTTCAGTTTATACAAG GCATGCAAGCAAGTGATTACACTATCCCTAAGGAAGTTGAAGATGCTGGTTTTCACATCGACCCTGATGAGCTAGGATCCATAGTTGAAAGTCATGATCTGAAAAAACTGAAATTTCATGGAGGAGCAAATGGGATTGCAGATAAGCTGGCCACGTCAAGTACTGATGGACTATCTACTGATAATGAAACTGCTCTAACCCGCAGACAGGGCATTTTTGGAGTTAACAAATTCCAAGAAAGTGAAGCTCGGAGCTATTGGTTGTTTGTCTGGGAAGCCCTTCAAGACATGACTCTCATGATCCTCGGTGCGTGCGCTTTTGTTTCTCTAATTGTTGGCATTGCAATGGAGGGATGGCCTATAGGGGCTCATGATGGTCTTGGTATTGTTGCTAGTATTTTGTTGGTGGTGTTTGTTACAGCAACAAGTGATTATCGTCAATCCTTGCAGTTCAGAGACCTTgacaaagagaagaagaaaatatgTATCCAGGTTACTAGGAATGGATACAGACAAAAGTTGTCCATATATGATCTAGTTCCTGGTGATATAGTTCATCTTGCGATAGGAGATCAAGTCCCTGCTGATGGACTCTTTCTTTCAGGATTTTCTGTTTTAATTGATGAATCCAGTTTGACTGGAGAAAGTGAGCCAGTAATGGTCAATGCTCAAAATCCTTTTCTTCTTTCTGGAACCAAGGTCCAAGACGGATCTtgcaagatgttgattacaacaGTTGGGATGAGGACTCAGTGGGGAAAACTGATAGCAACTCTCAGTGAAGGCGGAGATGATGAAACTCCATTACAGGTTAAACTGAATGGAGTGGCAACAATCATTGGAAAAATAGGCCTTTTCTTTGCTGTTGTCACTTTTGCAGTACTCTTGCAGAAgatgtttggccgaaaactgcaagAGGGATCCCACTGGAGCTGGTCCGGGGAAGAAGCGCTGGAAGTCTTGGAATACTTTGCCATTGCAGTTACTATAGTGGTGGTTGCAGTTCCCGAGGGACTTCCCCTGGCTGTGACATTAAGCCTTGCCTTTGCCATGAAAAAGATGATGAATGATAAGGCACTTGTCCGCAATCTAGCGGCTTGTGAGACAATGGGATCAGCTACAACCATCTGTAGTGACAAAACTGGAACACTAACAACCAACCGCATGACGGTAGTGAAAACATGCTTCTGTATGGATGCCAAAGATGTGAGCAAACCAGGTGATGCATCTGCACTTTGTTCAGAAATGCCAAATTCTGCGCTCAAAACTTTGCTGCAGTCGATTTTTAACAACACTGGTGGAGAAGTTGTAGCTACTAAGGGCAAGAAGAATGAGATATTGGGAACCCCGACTGAGACTGCTATATTGGAGTTTGGTTTAGCACTTGGTGGAGATTTTCAAGCAGAACGACAAGCAGGAAAACTTGTGAAAGCTGAGCCATTCAACTCTACTAAGAAGCGGATGGGTGTGGTGCTTGAGCTTCCTGAAGGAGGTTTAAGGGCTCATACCAAGGGTGCTTCAGAAATAGTTTTGGCTGCCTGTGACAAAGTAATCAACTCAAATGGTGACGTTGTTTCCTTGGACGAAACAATAAGAAATAATCTTAACGCCACCATTGAACAGTTTGCCACTGAAGCTCTTCGTACCTTGTGTCTTGCCTATATGGATTTGGAAAATGGATTCTCTCCTGATGACGATATTCCAATCTCTGGGTACACTTGTATAGGAATTGTAGGTATAAAGGATCCCGTTCGTCCTGGAGTTAAGGAGTCTGTTGCACTTTGCCGTTCGGCAGGCGTGACTGTTCGGATGGTCACTGGAGATAACATTAATACTGCAAAAGCCATAGCCAGGGAATGTGGTATACTGACAGAGGATGGTATAGCCATTGAAGGACCAGTTTTCCGAGAAATGAGTCAAGAGGAAATGCTAAAAGTGATTCCCAAAATTCAG GTGATGGCTAGATCTTCACCGCTGGACAAGCACACATTGGTAAAGCAATTGCGGACAACATTCAATGAAGTTGTTGCAGTCACTGGTGATGGAACCAATGATGCTCCTGCACTTCATGAAGCAGATATTGGACTGGCAATGGGCATCGCTGGAACCGAG GTTGCCAAAGAGAGTGCTGATGTTATCATACTGGATGACAATTTCTCAACAATTGTTACAGTGGCCAAATGGGGACGCTCAGTCTACATAAACATTCAGAAATTTGTTCAGTTTCAGCTAACGGTTAATATTGTTGCATTGGTAGTTAATTTCGCTTCAGCTTGTGTGACAG GAAGCGCTCCCCTTACTGCTGTTCAACTTCTGTGGGTCAACATGATTATGGATACCTTAGGAGCACTTGCTCTAGCTACAGAGCCCCCTAATGATGAACTAATGAAAAGAGCCCCAGTAGGGAGGAAAGGAAATTTTATCAGCAACGTCATGTGGAGGAATATCTTGGGACAATCCTTATATCAGTTCTTAATTATATGGTTCCTTCAGGTATATGGGAAAACAATTTTCCGTCTTGATGGCCCGGATGCTAACCTTACCCTCAACACAGTTATTTTCAACTCATTTGTCTTCTGCCAG CTTTTCAACGAAGTAAACTCGCGAGAGATGGAAAAAGTTGAGGTTTGGGAAGGCATACTGGATAACTACGTATTTGTGACAGTTATTGGTGTAACTCTTTTCTTCCAAATCATAATCATTGAATATCTGGGGACATTTGCCAACACCACTCCCCTCTCATTTTGCCAATGGTTCCTAAGCGTATTTTTCGGGTTCTTGGGCATGCCAATTGCTGTAGGCTTAAAGAAGATAGAGCTATGA
- the LOC104085264 gene encoding large ribosomal subunit protein uL24z: MKYNPRVSSSRRKSRKAHFTAPSSERRVIMSAPLSTELRSKYNVRSMPVRKDDEVQVVRGTYKGREGKVVQVYRKKWVIHIERITREKVNGSTVNVGIHPSKVVVTKLRLDKDRKSLLDRKAKGRAAADKDKGTKFTAEDIMQTVD; the protein is encoded by the coding sequence ATGAAGTACAATCCAAGAGTGTCCTCCTCCCGCCGTAAGAGTAGAAAAGCCCATTTCACTGCGCCGTCAAGCGAGCGCCGGGTGATAATGAGCGCGCCGTTATCCACCGAGTTACGTTCAAAATACAACGTGAGATCCATGCCGGTGAGGAAAGACGATGAAGTCCAAGTCGTTCGTGGGACCTACAAGGGGCGCGAGGGCAAAGTCGTCCAAGTGTACCGTAAGAAATGGGTAATTCACATTGAACGCATAACACGTGAGAAGGTTAATGGATCTACTGTTAACGTTGGTATTCACCCTTCTAAGGTTGTTGTTACGAAACTCAGGCTTGACAAGGACAGGAAATCGCTACTTGATCGTAAGGCCAAGGGACGCGCTGCTGCTGATAAGGACAAGGGTACTAAGTTTACTGCTGAGGATATCATGCAGACCGTCGATTGA
- the LOC138905637 gene encoding uncharacterized protein, whose product MEVYIDDMLVNSLNTGDHLTHLQETFDILKKYNMILNPKKCVFGVGSSEILGFLVSQRGIEYHPSTNRQEESTNKIIIQNLKNKLEETKDNWLDELLGVLWAYRIMAKSSTGETPFSLVYGVKALSPLEIGEQTIRYSHANKEANNEVMLIKLDLFEEHRNMAYVRMVAQKQIIQRYYNRRSNIRYFKAGDLFFRKVTQNTREVNIGKLRPTWERPYRFKL is encoded by the exons gacatgttggtTAATTCTCTTAATACAGGAGATCATTTGACTCATTTACAAGAGACATTTGATATCTTGAAAAAGTACAACATGATTCTCAACCCGAAAAAATGCGTTTTTGGAGTTGGATCTAGTGAAATTTTGGGGTTCTTGGTCTCTCAAagaggaattgag TACCATCCAAGTACTAACAGACAAGAAGAGTCGACCAACAAGATAATAATCCAAAATCTTAAAAATAAATTAGAAGAAACTAAAGACAATTGGCTAGATGAGCTACTAGGTGTGTTATGGGCATATCGAATAATGGCAAAATCGAGCACTGGTGAAACTCCATTTTCACTTGTATACGGTGTGAAAGCTTTGAGCCCGTTGGAAATTGGAGAACAAACCATAAGGTATTCTCACGCAAATAAGGAGGCAAATAATGAAGTAATGCTGATTAAGTTGGATCTGTTCGAAGAACACCGAAATATGGCGTATGTGAGAATGGTGGCACAAAAGCAAATAATACAAAGATATTACAACCGTAGATCAAATATTCGATATTTCAAAGCCGGAGACTTATTTTTtagaaaagtaactcaaaatactCGAGAAGTTAATATTGGGAAGCTTAGACCAACATGGGAAAGACCTTACAGATTTAAGCTATAA